Within the Syngnathoides biaculeatus isolate LvHL_M chromosome 13, ASM1980259v1, whole genome shotgun sequence genome, the region taaatacacagcataGCTCATacctcaaatttttgctcaacAATTAAAGCAaagactgaaaaaataaaattatagcTCGTATCAAGAAAAACTTCCAAGTTGGGTCATTCATATTTCAAGGAATCACTGTAGGTCGACTATATCGCTCCACCCTCACCCATTTTGTTTATACAGAAGAGCAATATGGGAAAAGATCATAAAAATGCCAGATTTCATTGGAATTAGAGCGCAATAATTAAGTGTGCAGTCAACTCACTGAGTCTTTTGAGGGCTTCAACGCTGATCTCCGGGTCTCCACAAACCTTCTTCTCCACTTCCTGCCAGGTGAGCAGATCAAGGACCGCCTGCGGGACTACCTTGAGCAGCCCGGCTTGTAACGCCGCTATCTGGAACACCAAAAACAGCAGGATGAAGCGTAGACTGCACAGTTTGAGCCTCGGcacttgggaaaaaaaggattgaaACAGACCTGCTGCTTGCTCTCCTCCAGCCGAGCTTTCTGCACCAGGCGGATAAACTCGCGGCGGTCTTCGTAGCGGACGGCCACGTTGCCGCCGCCCGGGACGAGCTCCACCATCTGGCCGTCGCTCAGCAGCGTGGTGTACACCAGCTCCTCACCGAAACGGAACTCGAACGTCTCGCGGTCCATGCTGTCCATGGCGTCCAGCAAGTTGACCTGTCACCACAATCAACAGACAAGtgtaaataacaaaaaaaagtcaaagcatgctttaaaaaaaaaaaaaaaaaaaaatcactataaactattaataatcataaaaatattttattggagCTACTACTGCCTCCATTACCTATGACAGATATCTGtagttgcatttatttattacatttctatttatttaattttattaaacaTAATTAGATTTGTCCCACTTAGGATGAACCCAATCGAAGCTTTTTCCGGGAGTGAACAATTTGAGGAAATCTGGAGAATATGAATATgtcaaaaaaagaggaaatagtTGACAAATATCCTCACCAGCACAGAGTCAACAGCATGGAAGTCTTTGCTCCAGCTGACAGCCTCCCCAGTCAGCTGCTTCCACACGAGGCCAGGAAGAGCCAGGACCTAatgaatcagaaaaaaaaaacccgccaacaacaacaacaacagcaacaaaatcaaataagGCTGCAAATGAGACAAAAGAATCACAAAGACAAGAAACACCCACGAGGAAATCTTTCCCTCGAAGTGCTGCACCCATGAGCTGCCCGATCCATTCGTACTTGTGAAATTCTTTGCAGGATGGGTTAGGAACGTAGTAGTCTCTGGCCTCCAGGGCACCCTGAGGGGAAAGAGTGCACAAAATTAAAGGTAAAGTAGAATTAAAAAGGATATCTGTACAGTTAATACAGGGTATTATTCTGAAGGTTCGGTTGTACCTGGTTTGATGTTCGCGTGAAGAAGGGCAGCGGCATCGGACACTCGGCGGAGCTGGGACACAGCTCTTCGGACATGTCGGCCAGACTGTCCCGGAAGCCACCGCCCTGGTCGATAATGCCCTCGGCGATGAACTTGCATTCCCACCATTGGTCGTAACGAGCAGGCCACCTGTAATCCAAAGTCTTCTCCATTTTGTCGGATGGCTTTAGGCCGTCGTATACCTGAGTGGTTACAAGTACAAAAGGTACTTTGACAAAATAGTTTAGTTTCGTTTTtcaacatttccttttttttatgttcaattaCGAAAAGGAGTTGAAACAGTGGTTCTACTTTTAGCTGCATCTTTTTTATACGCGGTTCTACTTGAGTAGagtgtgagtatttttttccaccactatCAATCTGAGCTGACCTGACTGAACACTGCGTTTTTGCAGCTGGGATCCAGTGAGGGGTTGTCCCTGTGCTCCATTGCCAGCCGCCGGTTGATGTAGAGGCACGGCAGGAAGTTGGGCTTGCTGGTCTCCGAGTCCTTCAGGCACTGCGTGACTAGTGCTGAGCGACGCTTGGACTGCAGCAGGAACTGTTTTATGCTCTGGGaggtgacaaaaagaaacaaagccaAGCTTTTGAACTGGATCAGAAGGTATTTTCACGTACATATCCCCCAAAATAAACTACAGAACACAGCGGTATGGTATCATGTGATCAAATAAATAGATGACATCAACATGTGTGATGCATAAAACGTAACAGGGACACTTGCtttatggaaacattttttaatttgaactaATTTGTGCATCTCAATtacatacaggtgcatctgaatAAATTTGAATACTGTATGAGAGTTCATTTTATCTTAGCATTCCAATTCCAAAAGTGAAATTCATAAATTATAcagaatcacacacacacaataaatacaaacacataAGGGCAATTCTAGCCTCATTTTAACTTCTTTTTGACGGTTGTCTAATTTCTTGGACTATTAATTGTAAATcaaactcattaaaaaaaaaaaaagtacaaccaTGACTCTCCCACTCTTTAATcatccaggggtgtcaaactcatttttgtaggAGGCCACATTGGGGTTAtagtttccttcagagggccgttattaCTGAAACCAGAAAATTCTTTCAGCTCCTCATAATATTTACGCTTCAAAtctatgaactacttttggaatcagaaaccaagggaaatgttttttttttttgccaactatTATTGATGTTtcctaacacaaaaatgcttgcaatgtcTCAGTGTTATCAGTTAtgatatgagaatttgaaatcTTTGTACAGATCTTAACAACAATCATGGAAGTCTacacatatgatttgcctttgcgggccacataaaatcatgtggcgggccggatatgGCCTccgggccctgagtttgacacctgtgctttaatgTTACTACACACTATatgactttttgaattgaactacaGACATAAATTAAGTTTCCTAATTCTAATTTATCGAGATGCAACTGCATATGAACCAAAAACAACAGACAGCTCACTTTGATATGGTTGAAGGTGCCCACGCTGTAATCCCAGGCTGGCACAAAGTGGGGGAGCACACTGTCTAGTAAGGAAATGAACCTGATGGAATAAACATCAAGTGATTATTTCAATAGTTTGGACCACTGGAGCATTTTCATTTGGCTAACTGGACTCCAAATTCTACCTTTGGATGGTCAGCGCTCGACGGTAGAGGACATCAGCCGGCGTCCCCTGCAGGCGGGGATAGCGCACCAAGTAGGAGGATTGGAAGACGTCAGCGTTGAGTCCCAAGTCTCGCTCACACGACGACTTGATCTTCAAGCCTCGTATCCGCGCGTCTATCCCCTCATCTTCTCCAGGGAAGCGCCGCAATTGcacacaaaatgaaatactgttaaaaaaatgaatacccTCGTTTCCTCACATGGGTACCCCCCAAAGATAAAGAAATAGAGCACACTTAGTCTTAACGCATGGAAATGACCCACCCCTCACCCATTCCACCACCACTGCTGGGTGTGCCAATGCGAGTGCAGTTTTACATTACTATTATGATGAGGGGTAGTAATGTTTTGAGCCCTGCATCTGGGTTTCACTTTGTTAGAAAAGCCACTCGAGCAGCCATAAATAGAAAAAGCATGGATTGCATTTTTGCTTGTGGAGATTTGGTTGTGGAACTTCACACGACAAGTGGGCAGGTAAACAAGCGAATCAACTGCATATAAgcaattaaaatgtcatttttcaatcGAACGCACCCAATGGTTAATACACAAGTATATAATCCTTATCACAAATTATACTTTCATGCCAAAATACAATTATTACTACGATATTTGAATTTACAAattgttttaagaaaaaattaTTACTGGTTAAGATAAATTATAGTTACCGTATTTACTTGCATGAGAGAACAGAAAACTGATTTGACTGGTGGAATGTTAAACTTGAATTATTTCTGACCGGCTCGTGTTTGGGTATTCAAGTTTGAAATTCCTGAATGCACAGTTTTTActccggatacccttcctgacgctatCACCACATAaaacacatgcaaaattaaCAAGAAGTGGTACTGTCGAGTATCAGGCTGAAAACTGGTCCCATAATGGTTCAAATGTGTAAGATACTCCTCTCTAACAGACATGCtaatccactttttttcataGTACTGCATAATAACTTTTGTACAATTGACTGCCTCCCTCGTTCAAACTGTGAGCTCACCTCGGCATTCCTCAATTCGGACCTCAATGACTGGCAAGTGAGACGACATGTCTTCCAGCACACAGATCTCCCCAATCAGATTGCTGCGGACAAAACACGGCAGAGGTGGATAAAAGCTATAGTGGTTATTGAGAgctatagtgaagaaaataagtatttgaacaccctgctatattgcaggttctcccacttagaaatcatggaggggtctgaaactgtcattgtaggtgcatgtccactgtgagagagagaatctaaaaagaaaaatccagaaatcacaatctatgattttttttaccgatttatttgtgtgataaagctgcaaataagtatttgaacatctgtctatcagctacaattctgatcctcaaagacctgttagtccgcctttaaaagtccacctccactccatgaattatcctgaatcagatgcacctgtgtgaagtcgttagctgcataaagacacctgtccgcccCATATGATCAGTAAGACgagaacttgtaacatggccaagaccaaagagctgcacaaagacaccagagacaaaattgtacaaatccacacggctggaaagggctacggagaaattgctgtGGACTAATTTGAgtaactgttggagcaatcattagaaaatggtagaagctaaacatgactttcaatctcaatcggagtggagccccatgcgagACATCACCTCGTGGAGACTCAACGAtcctttagaaaggtgaggaatcagcccaggactacaccacaggacttggtcaatgacctgaaaagagctgggaccaccgtttccaaggttactgttggtaatacactaagacgtcacggtttgaaatcatgcatggcatggaaggtacccctgcttaaaccacaacatgtcaaggcccgtcttacgtttgccaatgaccatttggatgatacagaggagtcatgggagaaggttttgtggtcagatgagaccaaaatggaactttttggttataattccactaaccatgtttggaggaagacgaatgatgagttccatcccaagaacaccatccctactgtgaagcatgggggtggtggcagcatgttttgggggtgtttttctgcacatgggacaggacaactgcactgtattaagtagaggatgaccgcggccatgtattgtgagattttggggaacaacctctttccctcagtcagagcaatgaagatgggtcgtggctgggtctttcaacatgacaatgacccgatgcacacaaccaggaaaaccaaggagtggctgcgtaagaagcatatcaaggttctggcatggcatagccagtctccagac harbors:
- the hectd3 gene encoding E3 ubiquitin-protein ligase HECTD3 isoform X2, whose amino-acid sequence is MSLGLSPHLLLGRIRFLNRCIECFRKSEPLPDSLCYVPREVCFKICKDSSSNSCAASGASTGGSGKTVVSVFESPHQSPINKKLCKYTIELKKGTCIRTTGEEYCNSQGLWVKINKEQLEEHRPGQELEEGWILVCKHTEGGDRLVPVESPETVTRQQQLFGYDHKACNRWEQVVDVENAMFLGSKPKIAEPDTAAVEKLRYIPPTWTYECDEDLVHYFYDHIGKEDENLGSLKQSVTSIDVSSCSEDPSSGVNSLTDGDTKTYWESDGMQGQHWIRLHMKRGTVVNKLILTVDSTDDNYMPKRVTVYGGEGDTLKKLSDVTIDDNLIGEICVLEDMSSHLPVIEVRIEECRDEGIDARIRGLKIKSSCERDLGLNADVFQSSYLVRYPRLQGTPADVLYRRALTIQRFISLLDSVLPHFVPAWDYSVGTFNHIKSIKQFLLQSKRRSALVTQCLKDSETSKPNFLPCLYINRRLAMEHRDNPSLDPSCKNAVFSQVYDGLKPSDKMEKTLDYRWPARYDQWWECKFIAEGIIDQGGGFRDSLADMSEELCPSSAECPMPLPFFTRTSNQGALEARDYYVPNPSCKEFHKYEWIGQLMGAALRGKDFLVLALPGLVWKQLTGEAVSWSKDFHAVDSVLVNLLDAMDSMDRETFEFRFGEELVYTTLLSDGQMVELVPGGGNVAVRYEDRREFIRLVQKARLEESKQQIAALQAGLLKVVPQAVLDLLTWQEVEKKVCGDPEISVEALKRLTGYEDLEQDDIRVQYLWEALSNFTNEDRSRFLRFVTGRSRLPAPIYVFSDNSEGDALPQSSTCSSTLYLPNYPSAKVCEEKLRYAAYNCVAIDTDVSPWEE